Genomic DNA from Desulfonatronum thioautotrophicum:
TGTAGGCATTTATCGAAACCAGGGAATCAGGGTTGGTGAGCTATATAACGGGGCCGGTGCGGGTAGTACTGCTCAGAAGGTTATGATTTCAAAACCCTGGTCGCGATAACTGGCCATGCTGGGATGGCCGGACATGTCATCCAAAAGGGTCAAGCCCTGTTCTTTGGCGGCCTCCAGAGTTCCCAGCTTGGTGGAGCAGGCTTTGCAAACCCCTTCAGTAAGACCGGCATCAAGATTCTTTTGCCATAATCCGTTCAAGGGATTGTCAGGTTTGACCAGTTCCGGAATCAGTTTCACCGCCGCCCCCTCGATGATCACTTTCGGTTCATATCCCTTGGCCTGCATATCCAGGGCATTCAACAGGACATGGATGAAACACATCGGATCTCCGTTGAAGACGAACAAGGCAATTTTCTTCATGTTTTTCTCCTACCTGGTTAAAGGCACGAGCACAGAGGAGCCATGACCACAGCCAAGATCAGATTTCACGGCGCTCTCCAGGAGTTCCTGTCAGCTTCCAATCTCTTGTTCAATCCTGACCGCAATGCCTCGGTCAAAGACATCATAGAGGCCCATGGTCCTCCACATACCGAAATCGGTAAAATACATCTGGATGGAGTTCCTGTCGATTTTCATGCCCGCCTCAAACCTGCCCAAACCATGGATGTGTTTCCCGTTGAAATCCCATGGGATGTTCGTCAGCCAACACTACTACGACCAAGGCCTCTCTCCCAGGTGATTTTCCTGGTTGATGAAAACGTCCACCGATTGGCCAAGCTTTTGCGTGTCGTCGGTCTGGATGCCGCGGACTGCAAGGGGATGGGGGATAGTGAGATCGCGGCTGAGGCTGAGAGATCAAGCCGTATCCTGCTCAGTCGGGACCATCACCTGTTGAAGCGGAGCCGGGTCACATGGGGACGTCTGGTCCGATCCCAACAACCGTGGGAGCAACTCTCGGAAATCCTTAATCTCTTTGGTCTCAAAGCCTGTCTACGCCCGTTCACCCGTTGCGTATATTGCAACTGTGGACTCCAGGCCCGATCCAAAGAGGAAGTCTTGGACCGCCTTGAGCCTTTGACCAAGCGTTACTACGATACCTTTTTTGAATGTTCCGAGTGTAATCGGATCTTCTGGCCGGGTTCGCACCATGAACGCTTGATGGACCGACTCCAGTCCTTGGGGATCAAGTGAGACTTTATTTCTTATAATGTCCTACCTGGCTCTAATAATTCTGCTTCTGCTCGAGGATTTCCGGTGCTGGTTTACTGACGTCCGCAATGATTGCCATGACACCCACAGCGTGGTGTTTGGTTACAGGGTAGGCTAAATATTGACGACCCAGATTGAAGTCGGCGATATGTCCGTGGACGGGGTGTTCCTGGTGAATATGGCTGGCCCATTCACGGAAGATTCAGAAAAATGGTATCCTCCAAAATCATCAGCCTGATCGCGCGAATCCCCCACCCCAAAATAATGGAGGTAAACGATGAAAGTCGCCATATTCAGCACTAAGAAGTATGACCAGGAATCCCTGGACGCGGCAAACAAAGAGGCAGGCCATGAACTCCACTATTTTGAAACGCGATTAACATCGGAAACCTGCTCCCTGGTCAAGGGGTTCGATGCTGTCTGCGTCTTTGTGAATGACTCCGTGGACAGAACAGTTATTCAGGCTATGGCAGAAGGTGGGGTCAGGCTCTTGGCGCTCCGATCCGCCGGCTTCAACCATGTGGACCTAAAAGCAGCAAAGGAATTCAACATCACGGTTGCCAGAGTGCCTGCCTATTCTCCCTACGCAGTTGCTGAACATACCCTGGCACTGATCCTGGCTCTAAACCGGCATATCCATAGGGCATACAACCGTGTCCGCGAACGCAATTTTGCCCTGGATGGACTTTTAGGGTTTGATATTTATGGAAAAACAATTGGAGTCATCGGGACTGGACAGATTGGCACGGTCTTTACCAAACTGATGTCCGGTTTTGGTTGTGAACTGCTGGGTTGCGATCCAAACCCCAGTAAAGATTGCAAAGAATTGGGCATGAAGTATGTCCAACTTGAAGAGATGTTCGAACGTTCCGATATCATCAGTCTGCACTGCCCGTTGACTCCTGAGACGCACCATCTGATCAATGGCCCGGCTGTCTCAAAAATGAAGGACGGTGTAATGCTGATCAATACCAGCAGAGGGGCCATCGTGGATACCCGGGCGCTCATTGATGGTCTGAAAAGCGAGAAAATCGGCAGCGTGGGTCTGGATGTTTACGAAGAGGAAGCGGATTTGTTTTTCGAGGATCTTTCCGATGAGGTCATTCAAGATGATGTCTTTGCTCGATTACTGACTTTTCCCAATGTGTTGATCACTGGACACCAAGGTTTCTTCACGGAAGAGGCCTTGAAAAGTATTGCCGAAACAACACTTGAGAACATCACCGCCTTTGAGACGGGTCAAGGGCATATCCATAAGGTTGGATAATGGCCCGCTCCGGGTTCGCGAGAGATTCAGGAAGTGAGATGGAATCACATCATATTGAGGCAATAGCCACTACGGTTGCTGTGGGGAAACCAGCTCCATTTAAGGTCCCAGACCAAGAAGGGTGCATGTTGGAAATTGGGTATCCGACATCTGGCATGAATGTAATGGTCCAGTACCCAAATCTGAACAAGACTGAGCTGAAGTCTCTCCAATCGCCACTTTTCGGATATTCGTATTATGAAAGTGAAACCATAATACCTATCGCGTATTGGATATTCAAGTTTCCAAATGGCATGCTCGTGGAAACGAACTTCAATGCTTGTCTTGCCTTGGATAACAAACCCTACATGGAAAACATCGAGCATTTTCTAAGCGACATTCACAATGGCATCAGCTTCTTTTTCCTTGATCGACAAATAGTGAAAGGAATCAGATTTATTGGATTGCACCCAGAAGCAATTCAGCTATTCCAAAAAACACTGCATAAGCAGTTGGCTAAAAAGTTCACGAAAGAAGATTTTATCATTACTATCAAGCAGATGGAAAATGTATTAAGTTCTGATGATTTGTACACAATGGGTAAGGAATTCAAATTTCAGTGATTTATGCTCTTCCGCAAATCCAATATTACTATGCACTAGCCTTTGAGCATTACCCTCTTAGAAAAGGTCAAAAAAACGATACCCCCTCCCTCCTGTATAAATCCCATCATTTTGTACTGAAATTCGCGCGCGATATGTCGATAAATTAAATTGTTCATTTCACCTGATACTTTTTACCATAATCCGGGTTGATTTGGTTTTGAGATTTCGTCTCCTTCCGCCGCAGCGAAATCCTGCGCAAGATCCGTGGCAGCATGTTCCGCATCACCAAATACTACAAGCTCTTGGCCGCCAATACCAAAGCTTTCGCCAAACCAAGGACAATGACATGGTCGACATGAGTCCCATGCGGCATTGGACGGACAGCAAGATCAGCTGCCACATCCTGAGCTGCATTGTTGCCCTCTCCTATCTGCACCTCTTGGAATTACGCTTGACCAAAGACGGGTTGAAGCTCTCCGCAGCCTCGGCAATGCAGCAGATGCGAGCACTCCATTCATGTCTTTGCTGGAATGTCGGGGCGCGAAAGGCGATTCGTAAGCTTGAGGAACCAAGCAAAGGCCAAGATAATGAAGGCTATGGGCTACGGAGTGAGCAGTGGGGTCTTACAGGAATTGACGAACTAACATGGCTGAGTTGCATACGATTCATGAAAATACGACATGCAATCTGCTAAACTCCTGTTTAAGAAAACCTAACATTTATTATAGCAATTATTTAGTGTACTTATGGAGACAAGTAAGGTGAAAAGTTAGGAATGGAGGAAAAGTGTAAGTAAAAAACTCAATTATTTTAGTAACCTTACGCTCCTAACGCTCCTAACGCCATTTTTGGATAGGATTATAAAGGGAGATCCTAACGTATACCTCCATTGTTTCGTCAAATATTATATATATATATATATAATATGATTACAGTAACTTAGCGCCAGGGAGTTTCTCCCTTTTTTGTTATCATTTTTTTCTAGTTCAAAATCATTTATTTATTTTCTTGTTTTTAGGCGTTAGGACACTTTTTTATGTTAGGAACTTTCTAATACATTGTTTTTACAGTTATATTTCCTAACACATTTGTCGTAAGTTGTTTTTTTTGTTTTGTTAGGAATGTTAGGAATATTGTATTAACACAAAATTGTTTATATAATTTCAGTTAAAATATACTGATTCAATTTATTATTATTTTTTTGAGATGTTAATTCCTAACATTTTTATTTATTAAAACAATTTTCCTGTATACTTTTGTTGTTTTATTTAATCAATCTAGTGTTTATAAAGAACAAAAAACTTGCCAATATGCATTAAGTATTTTTTTTGGTTATTACGTTTTTATTGGTTTAGTAAAAACATTTTTTTTGTTGATTTGCATGTTATTTTTTTTTACGACAATATTTTAAGCTTGCTTACTTATGTAAATTATTTGATTTTAAATAGTTTAAAAAAATATACATTAAATATAATTGTGTTAAGTCTTATTGTTCCAATTTTTTGCAAATTCCTACTAAATGGTTGCATGAAAAAAACAGTGCAGTACAGCAATATGCTTTCAGAAAACATGGAAATTACAAGTTTAGGAGTTGAAACTAATTTTATTTAGTTAAAGGTAGGAATAATGATAACGGAATTAATTGGTGTGAAAATAAAGTGATTTGGTCTGGGGTTGAACTCATGTCTTTATTTGATACAAAAGACAAACATGATGTCCAAGGGCATGGCCTTGAATGTAAAAAAATATGTCCGCCTTATTCACCGTAAAATAAACGGGCGGAATCGTTTTTATGTTCAGCTTGTCCAGGAAGGTAGGCCAAGTGTTAAAGTCGAGAACGTAATAGGGGAAAATACAGTTAGCCTGGATATTGGACTTCAACTATTGCCGTAGTGTCACCTCAAAATGCGTTTTTTGAGCCTTTCTGTGGCAAATTGGAGTCTATCCAGAAAGATGTTTATTGTTTACATTGTCGTTTTGATCGATCATGCAGGGCTTTTACCCCAGACGCCTTCAATGAAGATAAGACAAACAAGAAAAATGTCAGACTGAAGAAAATTCAAGACCTTTGTCCTGGATCAGGTACAGCTTGGCAAGGCAAATAGACAGTTTGGGTCGTATTGCAAAATCGTTGCAAGGGCAAATTGTTAACCGCGTGTTAAAACTTGGCAGCACCGTAAATTTTGAGAAATTATCGCACAGGGCGTGGCAGCGTAATTACGGGAAAATTGCAAAACGGCAAACGAGAACCAGGGAAAGCCCCACAATACCACTCTCAGAACTCCCCAGTTTAACCATGTGAAGTGGTTCAGCAAATCTTTCACCACTTCACAATTTTTAAACAAAAAACCTAACATTTATTATAGCTATTATTTAGTGTACTTATGGAGACAAGTAAGGTGAAAAGTTAGGAATGGAGGAAAAGTGTAAGTAAAAAACTCAATTATTTTAGTAACCTTACGCTCCTAACGCTCCTAACGCCATTTTTGGATAGGATTATAAAGGGAGATCCTAACGTATACCTCCATTGTTTCGTCAAATATTATATATATATATATATAATATGATTACAGTAACTTAGCGCCAGGGAGTTTCTCCCTTTTTTGTTATCATTTTTTTCTAGTTCAAAATCATTTATTTATTTTCTTGTTTTTAGGCGTTAGGACACTTTTTTATGTTAGGAGCCTTTTAAGTACTTGTTTTTATTAATATATATTATAACAGATTTATCGTAAGTTGTTATTTTTGTTTTGTTAGGAATGTTAGGAATAATATACTAATACAACCTTGCTTACATAACCTCAATTGAAATATTATAGCTCTATGTTCTTTTGAATTTTTAGAATATTAATTCCTAACATTTTTATTTATACAACTTTTATATCTATGCAACTTTTAATATATTTTTATCTATAATATTTTTTATAAAGACAATATAAAAAATATTAATTTAATTTTTTATATGTAACTTATTTATCATATTTTTTATTAACAATAATTATATAATTTTTTTAAATAATCTCTATTTTTTATTTTTATTAATAAAACTACATGCTTTACATCTATATTTTTATGCAAAATTTACATTTTGATTATAACAAATTATATTAAAATATTATATTTTTCAATAAATGTATATTAAATTTTAAATATTTATCCAAACATTGATAAAAATAAATCACATTTTGTTGTAAAAAATTTTTATATAATATATGCACTTAAATTATTTATAATATTGCAAATATTTAAATATTACAAAAAATATACTTAAAGGACAATTTATAAGTATATATATTAATTTTATAATAATATTTTTAATAAAAATGAAAATATGAGTAATAATACCATGTAATGTGGTGTACAAAATATTGTAAAAGAATGTTATTCACGTTGTTGATGTGTTGATGTTTGTCTTAAAGAGACTATACATAAAACAGAAAAAGAGATTTCTTTTTGACATGATAGAATTTGAGGCAATGTCCGATTATGTTTATCTGTTAGAGTAAGTCGGTTATCAATATGAAACTCACAATCTAATTAAATGAATATTTGCGATGCTTGAAATTGATGCGCAAATCAAAGGCACTTGTTGACACTTTTACACAGTCAGGCTACTTGTTTCCACCTTTAACGATTGTAGAACCTATGGAATTCAATTGGTTAGAAGTGTAGCCTGGAGAATCCCTCCCTCTCCGCCAGAATGCCGCGTCTCGATTTTTTTCCACGCATTTGCTTTTTCCTGCTTTCCTTTTCTCCGCACTGGTTTTTTCTCTTTCCATCCACCATGCTCCTGGTGGCTGGTCCGAACCCCAATCTGTCGCAGCTGCATTGCTTTCACCTTTCATCCTCGGCACGGATCCATCGCTTCGAGATGCTGCAGGCCTTTCCGGCTTTAACAGCCGTCTCATCCCCTTGTGCCTTGCCGTCTCGCTCTTCCGTGGCGTAGGCTTGTCTGGTACCATGGGACTGTTGACGGTATGCTCCTGATTTGCACATGACCACCACGATTTTCATGCTTTTTGGCGGGATCGGACTCTTCCTGTTGGGGATGGTCCTGTTTACCGATGCATTGAAGTCCTTCGCCGGGCAAGCCCTGCGGGACGCCCTGCTGCGGTTCACGGGCCGGCCATGGAAGGCCTTTGTCTCCGGTGCGCTGGCCACAGTTCTTGTCCAGTCCTCCAGCGCCGCCACGGTCACGGTGATCGGCTTTGTCAGCGCGGGCCTGTTGACGTTTCCCCAGGCGGTGGGCGTGGTGATCGGGTCAAGCCTGGGCACCACCGGCACCGGGTGGATCGTTTCCATGCT
This window encodes:
- a CDS encoding DsrE family protein; this translates as MKKIALFVFNGDPMCFIHVLLNALDMQAKGYEPKVIIEGAAVKLIPELVKPDNPLNGLWQKNLDAGLTEGVCKACSTKLGTLEAAKEQGLTLLDDMSGHPSMASYRDQGFEIITF
- a CDS encoding Mut7-C RNAse domain-containing protein — its product is MTTAKIRFHGALQEFLSASNLLFNPDRNASVKDIIEAHGPPHTEIGKIHLDGVPVDFHARLKPAQTMDVFPVEIPWDVRQPTLLRPRPLSQVIFLVDENVHRLAKLLRVVGLDAADCKGMGDSEIAAEAERSSRILLSRDHHLLKRSRVTWGRLVRSQQPWEQLSEILNLFGLKACLRPFTRCVYCNCGLQARSKEEVLDRLEPLTKRYYDTFFECSECNRIFWPGSHHERLMDRLQSLGIK
- a CDS encoding 2-hydroxyacid dehydrogenase produces the protein MKVAIFSTKKYDQESLDAANKEAGHELHYFETRLTSETCSLVKGFDAVCVFVNDSVDRTVIQAMAEGGVRLLALRSAGFNHVDLKAAKEFNITVARVPAYSPYAVAEHTLALILALNRHIHRAYNRVRERNFALDGLLGFDIYGKTIGVIGTGQIGTVFTKLMSGFGCELLGCDPNPSKDCKELGMKYVQLEEMFERSDIISLHCPLTPETHHLINGPAVSKMKDGVMLINTSRGAIVDTRALIDGLKSEKIGSVGLDVYEEEADLFFEDLSDEVIQDDVFARLLTFPNVLITGHQGFFTEEALKSIAETTLENITAFETGQGHIHKVG